A portion of the Adhaeribacter radiodurans genome contains these proteins:
- a CDS encoding cystathionine gamma-synthase, translating to MKFGTKTIHAGVFPDPSTGAIMTPIYQTSTYVQRSPGDHKGYEYSRTHNPTRTQLQNALAALENGKHGLCFASGMAAIDALIKLFSPGDEVIATNDLYGGSYRIFTKIFQNYGIKFHFISMSEAGNIEKYINEKTRLIWVETPTNPLLNIIDIKAAAQIAKKHNILLGVDNTFATPYLQTPLDLGADLVMHSLTKYMGGHSDVVMGALIVNDDDLAQRLTFIQNASGGTPGPQDCFLLLRGLKTLHVRMQRHCENGRAVAEYLKNHPKVEKVYWPGFEDHNNHNVARQQMRDFGGMISFVLKGDNMQDAIQTLEKFHYFALAESLGGVESLCGHPASMTHASIPREERLKGGLSDSLIRLSVGIEDIEDLLADLEQALA from the coding sequence ATGAAATTCGGCACAAAAACGATACATGCAGGGGTATTCCCCGATCCAAGTACCGGCGCCATCATGACGCCCATTTATCAAACCTCTACCTACGTACAAAGATCGCCTGGCGACCATAAAGGTTATGAATATTCGCGTACCCACAACCCTACCCGTACGCAGTTACAAAATGCATTAGCGGCTCTGGAAAATGGTAAACATGGTTTGTGTTTTGCTTCTGGTATGGCCGCCATTGATGCTCTGATTAAATTATTTAGTCCCGGCGACGAAGTAATTGCTACCAACGATTTGTACGGCGGCAGCTACCGCATATTTACCAAGATATTTCAGAATTACGGCATCAAGTTTCATTTTATTTCCATGAGTGAGGCCGGCAATATTGAAAAGTACATAAACGAAAAAACCAGGTTAATCTGGGTAGAAACCCCAACCAATCCGCTATTAAATATTATTGATATTAAGGCGGCGGCTCAAATTGCCAAGAAACACAACATTTTACTGGGCGTGGATAATACCTTTGCTACTCCTTACCTGCAAACACCTCTGGATTTGGGAGCTGATTTAGTAATGCACTCGCTTACCAAGTACATGGGGGGGCACTCAGATGTAGTAATGGGCGCTTTAATTGTAAACGACGACGATCTGGCGCAACGTCTCACCTTTATTCAAAATGCGTCTGGTGGCACACCCGGTCCGCAAGATTGCTTTTTATTATTGCGCGGATTAAAAACCTTGCACGTACGCATGCAACGCCATTGCGAAAACGGACGGGCCGTGGCAGAATATTTAAAAAATCATCCTAAAGTTGAAAAAGTTTATTGGCCAGGGTTCGAAGATCATAATAATCACAATGTAGCCCGGCAGCAAATGCGCGACTTTGGCGGCATGATCTCGTTCGTACTAAAAGGCGATAACATGCAGGACGCTATCCAAACCTTAGAGAAATTTCATTATTTTGCTTTGGCCGAATCATTAGGAGGGGTAGAATCTTTGTGTGGGCATCCGGCCAGCATGACGCACGCTAGTATTCCGCGCGAAGAACGTTTAAAAGGTGGGCTGAGCGATTCCCTTATTCGACTAAGCGTGGGTATTGAAGATATTGAAGATTTACTTGCTGATTTAGAGCAGGCTCTAGCATAA